The stretch of DNA GAATATCGACTATGAAAACGGCCGGTTCATTGTGGCGCACATGGGCGGCGGGATCACGGTCGGCGCGCATATGTACGGCAGGGTGATCGACGTCAACGACGGCCTTGCGGGCGAGGGCCCGTTCACCCCCGAACGCTGCGGCGCAATTCCCGTAGCCCGCATCATCGATATGTGCTACTCGGGCAAGACCAAAGAGGAGATGATGCGTTTTGTCTCGGGCGGCGGCGGTCTCTCCGCTTACCTCGGGACAAACGACCTGCGCGAAGTTGAGCAGATGATCAAGACCCAGGACGAATTCGCCGCTTTGGTGATGGATTCGATGGCCTATCAGGTCGCCAAGGAGATCGGCGCGATGTCGGCGGTGCTCGAAGGCCGCGTCAACGCCATCGTCCTCACCGGCGGGCTTGCCTATTCGAACCGTTTTACGGGCGCCATCAAGCGACGAGTTGACCTCATCGCCCAGGTGCTGGTCTACCCGGGCGAAGACGAGATGCTCGCCCTCTCCTCCGGAGCGCTGCGCGTTCTCAAAGGCGAAGAGCGCGCAAAAGAATATAAATGGTAATTATAGATACCGAAAAGTAGGGCGGGACGCATCGAACCGCGTTCGTTTCATCCCGCCGAAAAGGCCGACTTTGGCGGCCTTTGTTTTATCATCCTGAGCGCAGTCGAAGGATCTTGTTATCAACAAGTGCACGGGGAGAAGTTTCAATAAGCCTTTATGAGTCCATTCCCGGAGTGTCGCGGGCGAAATACTTCGGAACTGACTTTATAACCTCTGCCTGTGCCAATATTTCCGTTCCAGTCCCCGATACTGTACTGCCTCGGCAATATGGTCGGGCTTGATGGCCTCGCTTTCGTCGAGGTCTGCAATGGTGCGCGCCACTTTGAGCAGTCGGTCATGTCCGCGCGCCGATAACCCCAGCCGGTCGAACGCGCGGTGCATCAGCTCGTCTGCTTTCGGTTCAAGCGCGCAATATTGCTCGAGCAGGGCGGGAGTCATATCTGCGTTGCTTCGGACGGCGCCGCCGAACCGTTCCCTCTGAATCTCCCGCGCCTTCAAGACGCGCTTTGCGATTTCCGCGCTTTTTTCTTCGCCCGATTTCGAGGAAAGCTGTTCGTATTCCACCTGCGGTACCTCAATATGGATGTCGATCCGGTCGAGCATCGGCCCGGACAATTTCGCCAGATACTTTTCGACGGCGCTCACTGAGCAGATGCACTTCTTGCTGGGATGCCCGAAAAAGCCGCAGGGGCAGGGGTTCATCGCTGCAACCAGCATCATGTTGCATGGAAACCGCACGCTGCCGCTTGCCCGCGAGATCATCACCGTGCCGTCCTCGATCGGCTGGCGCAGCACTTCCATGGCCTGCCGGGAAAACTCCGGGAACTCGTCCAAAAACAATACGCCGTTATGCGCGAGCGAAATCTCGCCGGGTCCCGGAATTTTGCCGCCGCCTGAAAGCCCTGCGGTCGAAATCGTGTGGTGCGGCGCCCGGAAAGGCCTCGTCTTGATCAGGCTTGCGCCGCCGTGCAACTGCCCGGCAAGGGAGAAAATCTTCGTCGTTTCAAGCGACTCGTCAAGGGTCATCGGCGGCATGATGGTCGGAATCCGCTTTGCCAGCATACTCTTTCCGCTGCCCGGGGGCCCGATCATCAGCACGTTGTGCGCACCGGCCACCGCGATTTCAAGCGCCCGTTTGGCTTCATATTGCCCTTTGACTTCGGAGAAATCCAAAAATGCGCTTTCTGAAGTATTTTCATCCAAGAATACGGCGGATTCAATCTGCGGCCCGCCTTTTAAATGCGCATAAATCTGATTGACGCTTTTCGCCGGATACACGGTGATGCCCTCAATTGCGCCGCCCTCGTCGCGGTTGCCTTCGGGGATGAACACGTTTTGATAACCAGCTTCCCGCGCCGCAATCAGCATTCCGACAATGCCGCGCACCGGGCGCAGTTCACCGTCAAGAGAGAGCTCACCGATAAAGGCGTTTTGTTTGGCGTCGAATTCGATCTGCCCGCTGTCAGCCAAAATCGCCATCAGAATCGGCAGATCATAGACCGGTCCGGCTTTTCTGACGTCGGCGGGTGAAAGATTGACCACATAATGACCGATCGGCATCTCAAACCCGCTGTTTCGTATGGCCGCCCGAACCCGTTCTTTCGATTCCTGTACGGCAGCATCGGGCAGTCCGACGACGTCAAACGAAAACATGCCTCTGGCATAATCCGCTTCTACCCGGACTACATAGCTGTCCATCCCGAAAGTGCCGAAAGAAAAAACAGAGAACAAATTTTTCACCCTCCCGTATCAAGCCGATAATTATTATAAAAGTGAACAGCGGTATTTGCTGCGAGAAGCAGATTGAAAAACGCCGCGATTAAGTCTTTTGCGATGCGCAGACTGTATCTTTTTCATTCATCCTTTTTCCGTTTCAAAATCCATTTCGTAATCTCCGAAAACGGAAGTACGCAGACCGCGGCGGCAAGTGCCAAAAACGGGTAGGGAGCTCCTGGCTCAAGCAGCAGATATCCAAACAGCGCAAAAGCCCAAAAAGTTCCGGTTACCGATATTAAGAGCCCTCTGTTTGAAAAGATTGCGCTCCCGAGAAGTGTCTTTTCATCACAAAAGCACAGCCCGGCAATGCAGGTGCCGCAGGCAAGGGCTATAAAACTTCCGGCTCTTTCGGAACCTGCGCCCAGAAACGAACATCCGATCGAGGCGCCGGTTAAGTAAATCGAAACCAAAAGCGCATGCATCGCAGTACGTCGGTTGTATTTCGCGCCCGGACTCACCAACACTCCTTTAAACTCCTGCCTCTGTATTTTCGGAATCAACAGAAACTTTACCGCAGCGAAAACGAGCAGCGCAGCCGCCTGTTCAAATGCTGCTCTTCCGGATAAAAATATTATAATCAACGTCGAAAAAATCGCACCCGCGGCGGCTGTGCCGAACAGCGCACTGTTTTTTACGGCTGTGATACAGCGCCGGGACTTTTTTACCGCATCCGAAAATTCACGGTTGGTATCGGCTGAAAGCACCAGCCCGGCGTGGTTTCGGATCATATCGCAGGCGTCGGACGCCGCTACCCCCAGATCGGCAGCTTCCAGAAGATTATTTTGGGCGCATTCCGAACCAATCACCGAGACGTTTTCCCCGCGCGACCGGCAGCTCTTGATAATTTTGATGCAGTCGCGCACCGAACAGTCCGCATAAGCTCTGACAGCAGGGTCGGCGATATTTGCCTCGCTCGCCGCTGCTACTTTTTCGTCAGCGCACAAGACGCCGAGCGCTCGCCCGTAGGCCTCGGTCACCGTCTTGCTTTTCGCCGTCAAAATAACCGGAGTGATCCCGTTTTGATAAAGGTCGTCACAATATTGCGTCAATCCGGCTGAAAGTTCGTTTTGAACGGCAATCATTCCGGCTGCCATAAATCCCTCCGGTTCCGATTCGGTGTCGGCGCGCAGTTTTTTTACGGCAACAACGATGACCTCCGCAGCGCCTCTCTCCATGTCCGCAGCGGCTTCTCTGGCATCGAGCAGCGGTTCGTCACAGTGGATTAAAAGAGTTTCCGCGCTTCCGACCGCGACCGCGAGCTTCACTTTACCGTATATAACCGCAGCCGCGGTGATCTCACCGTCGCTCGTCCCGAGCGCCCGGTTAAAATCCGAAAACAATTTAAAAAGACCGCCGTTTTCCTCAACCGCAGTCAAAATTGCCTTGGTTTTTGCGTCCCTGCCGCGATAGACCGGAACATCGTCACCGTCAAACTCACATCCTAATCCAAGCGCCGCAAGCCGAAGCACCGCTGCCTGATCTTCATCGTTCGGGTCATAATTTTTAGCGCCTAACTGTGTCCATACCTTGACGACTCTCATTCGCTTTTTGGCGTATAATACATCGATGTCCGAGCAGACCATCGAAATTTCGGCACATTTCTCGATATCCGCGGGATTGCGGAAGGTCATCCCGCTCCCGGCTGATTCAAGCGCCTCGGCGCAGAGGCCGGAACGCATATCCGCTGCAGGCCCAAAATTCAACGCAATTCCCACCGCAAGAAAAACCGTAGAAAACGCTCCGGAATAAGTCAGGGCATCGGGGAAAAACTTCGGAAGCAAAAGCGCCGCCGTGCCCAAAATGGATGCCGTCACCGCAAACGTGGTTTGATTACTGTAAAACATCTTTTCAAGAGGCGAGCGTTTTTCGGGAGTCGATACTGTCCTGGAACGCAGCCGCGCGAATTCGGTGCGTTTTCCGGTTTCGGTCACGATCGCCAACGCGTTGCCCTCGGTCACGCCACAGCCGCAATAAATCATATTGGTGCGCTCGTCAATCGGATCATCCTCGCGCACCGCCGACATTTGATCTTTTTTAGTGAGTCTTCCCACGCCGAATAATGCCGATTCGTCACAGAACAGATTAGAACTTGCCACAAGCCGCGCATCCGCCGGAATCACGTCTCCCGCTGTGACGAAAATCAGATCTCCCGGCACCAAAACCTCGGCATGGGCCTCAAGACGATTTCCGTCCCGAACCAGCGTCGCCCGCTGCCGTATCGAGCCCGCCAACTGCATCCGGATCTG from Oscillospiraceae bacterium encodes:
- a CDS encoding YifB family Mg chelatase-like AAA ATPase, yielding MFSVFSFGTFGMDSYVVRVEADYARGMFSFDVVGLPDAAVQESKERVRAAIRNSGFEMPIGHYVVNLSPADVRKAGPVYDLPILMAILADSGQIEFDAKQNAFIGELSLDGELRPVRGIVGMLIAAREAGYQNVFIPEGNRDEGGAIEGITVYPAKSVNQIYAHLKGGPQIESAVFLDENTSESAFLDFSEVKGQYEAKRALEIAVAGAHNVLMIGPPGSGKSMLAKRIPTIMPPMTLDESLETTKIFSLAGQLHGGASLIKTRPFRAPHHTISTAGLSGGGKIPGPGEISLAHNGVLFLDEFPEFSRQAMEVLRQPIEDGTVMISRASGSVRFPCNMMLVAAMNPCPCGFFGHPSKKCICSVSAVEKYLAKLSGPMLDRIDIHIEVPQVEYEQLSSKSGEEKSAEIAKRVLKAREIQRERFGGAVRSNADMTPALLEQYCALEPKADELMHRAFDRLGLSARGHDRLLKVARTIADLDESEAIKPDHIAEAVQYRGLERKYWHRQRL
- a CDS encoding cation-transporting P-type ATPase, coding for MGWHDITLSEVASQLKTDTAVGLTSAAARQRAKKYGRNRYEPALKPDKNPILKAALRPGTLVFAVAAAFCAIADRKAIWAVLIVAVALTDLVFSLIRNGRERQIRMQLAGSIRQRATLVRDGNRLEAHAEVLVPGDLIFVTAGDVIPADARLVASSNLFCDESALFGVGRLTKKDQMSAVREDDPIDERTNMIYCGCGVTEGNALAIVTETGKRTEFARLRSRTVSTPEKRSPLEKMFYSNQTTFAVTASILGTAALLLPKFFPDALTYSGAFSTVFLAVGIALNFGPAADMRSGLCAEALESAGSGMTFRNPADIEKCAEISMVCSDIDVLYAKKRMRVVKVWTQLGAKNYDPNDEDQAAVLRLAALGLGCEFDGDDVPVYRGRDAKTKAILTAVEENGGLFKLFSDFNRALGTSDGEITAAAVIYGKVKLAVAVGSAETLLIHCDEPLLDAREAAADMERGAAEVIVVAVKKLRADTESEPEGFMAAGMIAVQNELSAGLTQYCDDLYQNGITPVILTAKSKTVTEAYGRALGVLCADEKVAAASEANIADPAVRAYADCSVRDCIKIIKSCRSRGENVSVIGSECAQNNLLEAADLGVAASDACDMIRNHAGLVLSADTNREFSDAVKKSRRCITAVKNSALFGTAAAGAIFSTLIIIFLSGRAAFEQAAALLVFAAVKFLLIPKIQRQEFKGVLVSPGAKYNRRTAMHALLVSIYLTGASIGCSFLGAGSERAGSFIALACGTCIAGLCFCDEKTLLGSAIFSNRGLLISVTGTFWAFALFGYLLLEPGAPYPFLALAAAVCVLPFSEITKWILKRKKDE
- the buk gene encoding butyrate kinase, with product MLVLAINPGSTSTKIAVFDENQRRIVEKTIYHNTAETGVHNGILAQKDMRMQYVLDTLKENGITPESLTAVVGRGGILKPIDSGTYLVNEAMIKDLKSASALVHASSLGGIIAFEMAQNYGMPAYVVDPVVVDEMDPCAKLSGIPGIERRSVFHALNTKQVARRAAKELNIDYENGRFIVAHMGGGITVGAHMYGRVIDVNDGLAGEGPFTPERCGAIPVARIIDMCYSGKTKEEMMRFVSGGGGLSAYLGTNDLREVEQMIKTQDEFAALVMDSMAYQVAKEIGAMSAVLEGRVNAIVLTGGLAYSNRFTGAIKRRVDLIAQVLVYPGEDEMLALSSGALRVLKGEERAKEYKW